The proteins below are encoded in one region of Pectinophora gossypiella chromosome 26, ilPecGoss1.1, whole genome shotgun sequence:
- the LOC126378326 gene encoding mucin-5AC-like isoform X7: MAIFFFLLLFGLSSASYLPNGCPEDPHIHLLLPHETDCTKFYYCVHGEKHLRQCSGGLYFDPVYQVCNWPQNVDCQPTHVTTESVTTTENEVATTEKTTDTTTNYLTTTESSVTTDRNEESTEIITPEQPTAEPTTKESTTVEPTTEESTTVEPTTKESTTVEPTTENPTTVEPTTEESTTEQSTTVEPTTEESTTVEPTTAEPSTEESTTVEPTTEESTTVEPTTENPTTVEPTTEESTTEQSTTVEPTTEESPTEEPTTVEPTTATTEMTIDSEGTTIEVSTVTEPTTNESESSNESRDVESSREPALTTERTVPTTEQQPETPAICPPGFIGNVPHPERCDSYFLCSGWEPIQLFCAPGLEFDAALQICVAIAEGGCNWQNGQLTSTTTHPSTDEESTTTITEEETTTEPATELTTETTVPTTEQQPETPTICPPGFVGNVPHPERCDSYFLCSGWESIQLFCAPGLEFDATLQICVAIAEGGCNWQNGQLTSTSTHPSTDEESTTTTTDEQTVLTTETPTTSEAPMTELTTETTPLTTEQQPETPAICPPGFIGNVPHPERCDSYFLCSGWEPIQLFCAPGLEFDAALQICVAIAEGGCNWQNGQLTSTTTHTTTEQESTTTTTEDQTVPTTETTTASEAPVTGLTTETTLSTTEQQPETPAICPPGFIGNVPHPERCDSYFLCSGWEPIQLFCAPGLEFDADLQICVAIAEGGCNWQNGQLTSTTIHPSTDEESTTRTTEEQTVSTTESQTTSEAPVTDLTTETTLSTTEGPITITTDVPTTVTIEEQTLSTTESQATTDEPATELTTEDKESTTEKQPETSAICPPGFIGNVPHPERCDSYFLCSGWEPIQLFCAPGLEFDAALQTCVAIAEGGCNWQNGQLTSTTAEPSTDGDLTTTEFTSEVSTTTTDEQTVSTTESQTATEVSVTETTITTITEDLTTTTEEPETITTTTKDTTITTEVSTTITDEQTATNTDSVGTSTELSTEKTVTTTEQQPETPAICPPGFIGNVPHPERCDSYFLCSGWEPIQLFCAPGLEFDAALQTCVAIAEGGCNWQNGQLTSTTAEPSTDGDLTTTEFTSEVFTITTDEQTVATTESQPATEESVTETTDDITTVTEDLTTTTEEPGTITTTTKDTTITTEESTTTITDKQTESTTESVEISTTLSTETTEQQPETPAVCPPGFIGNVPHPERCDSYFLCSGWEPIQLFCAPGLEFDAALQTCVAIAEGGCNWQNGQLTSTTAEPSTDGDLTTTEFTSEVSTITDEQTVSTTESQTATEVTVTETTEETTDDLTTITKDLTTTEEPGTITTTTKDTTITTEESTTTITDKQTESTTESVDISTELSTETTVTTTEQQPETPAICPPGFVGNVPHPERCDSYFLCSGWEPIQLFCAPGLEFDAALQTCVAIAEGGCNWQNGQLTSTTAEPSTDGDLTTTEFTSEVSTITTDEQTVATTEFEITMDPTEQTIEDSTATAEGGITTSNSPTTVELTTVTEELEAEPLCPEGFIGSVPHPDRCDSYYMCTGWTPIQLFCLPGQEFDPVLSQCVVIAEDGCTSRLTNEVVNKQETRSQIHKGDVDRNDLNRKADGSRATAEFANRIARTELCPLGFEGRIATPEGKSFYLCSGGNAIELLCPVESKFDPVTGKCIYKNYEKRMRS, from the exons atgg CGATATTCTTCTTTCTACTGCTGTTCGGTTTGTCATCCGCCTCCTACCTCCCGAACGGCTGCCCGGAAGACCCTCACATCCACCTGCTGCTCCCCCACGAGACTGACTGCACCAAGTTCTACTACTGCGTTCACGGCGAGAAACACCTTCGACAATGTAGCGGGGGGCTGTACTTCGATCCTGTTTATCAG GTTTGCAACTGGCCTCAAAATGTAGACTGCCAACCGACACACGTAACAACAGAGTCGGTTACAACAACAGAAAATGAAGTAGCAACTACAGAAAAAACAACAGACACAACAACAAATTATCTGACGACCACCGAAAGTTCGGTTACAACAGATAGAAATGAGGAAAGCACTGAAATAATAACACCAGAACAACCAACAGCAGAACCAACAACCAAGGAATCAACAACAGTAGAACCAACAACCGAAGAATCAACAACAGTAGAACCGACAACCAAGGAATCAACAACAGTTGAACCAACAACAGAAAATCCTACAACAGTAGAACCAACAACCGAGGAATCAACAACCGAGCAATCAACAACAGTAGAACCCACAACCGAGGAATCAACAACAGTAGAACCAACAACAGCAGAACCATCAACCGAAGAATCAACAACAGTAGAACCGACAACCGAGGAATCAACAACAGTTGAACCAACAACAGAAAATCCTACAACAGTAGAACCAACAACCGAGGAATCAACAACCGAGCAATCAACAACAGTAGAACCAACAACCGAGGAATCACCAACCGAGGAACCAACAACAGTTGAACCAACTACAGCTACTACTGAAATGACAATTGATTCTGAAGGAACAACTATAGAAGTGTCAACTGTAACAGAACCTACCACGAATGAGAGTGAAAGTTCAAATGAAAGTAGAGACGTCGAAAGTTCCCGAGAACCAGCATTAACAACAGAAAGAACAGTACCGACAACAGAACAACAGCCCGAGACCCCCGCTATCTGTCCTCCAGGGTTCATCGGCAACGTGCCGCATCCTGAGCGATGTGACTCATACTTCTTGTGTTCAGGATGGGAGCCCATACAGCTGTTCTGTGCGCCGGGACTTGAGTTCGATGCTGCGTTACAA ATATGCGTAGCAATAGCGGAAGGAGGCTGTAACTGGCAGAACGGTCAACTAACGTCAACAACGACTCATCCGTCAACTGACGAAgaatcaacaacaacaataacagAAGAAGAAACAACGACAGAGCCAGCAACAGAGCTAACAACAGAAACAACAGTGCCGACAACAGAACAACAGCCCGAGACCCCCACTATCTGTCCTCCAGGGTTTGTCGGCAACGTGCCGCATCCGGAGCGATGTGACTCGTACTTCTTGTGTTCAGGATGGGAGTCCATACAGCTGTTCTGCGCGCCGGGACTAGAGTTCGATGCTACGTTACAA ATATGCGTAGCAATAGCGGAAGGAGGCTGTAACTGGCAGAACGGCCAACTAACGTCGACATCGACTCATCCGTCAACTGACGAAgaatcaacaacaacaacaacagatgAACAAACAGTACTCACCACTGAAACACCAACTACAAGCGAGGCCCCAATGACAGAGCTAACAACCGAAACAACCCCATTGACAACAGAACAACAGCCGGAGACCCCCGCTATCTGTCCTCCAGGGTTCATCGGCAACGTGCCGCATCCGGAGCGATGTGACTCGTACTTCTTGTGTTCAGGATGGGAGCCCATACAGCTGTTCTGTGCGCCGGGACTTGAGTTCGATGCTGCGTTACAA ATATGCGTAGCAATAGCGGAAGGAGGATGTAACTGGCAGAATGGTCAACTAACGTCGACAACAACTCATACTACAACTGAACAAGAAtcgacaacaacaacaacagaagaTCAAACAGTACCCACCACTGAAACAACAACTGCAAGCGAGGCCCCAGTGACAGGGCTAACAACAGAAACAACTCTGTCAACAACAGAACAACAGCCCGAGACCCCCGCTATCTGTCCTCCAGGGTTCATCGGCAACGTGCCGCATCCGGAGCGATGTGACTCGTACTTCTTGTGTTCAGGATGGGAGCCCATACAGCTGTTCTGTGCGCCGGGACTAGAGTTTGATGCTGACCTACAA aTATGCGTAGCAATAGCGGAAGGAGGATGTAACTGGCAGAACGGTCAACTAACGTCAACAACGATTCATCCGTCAACTGACGAAGAATCGACAACAAGAACAACAGAAGAACAAACAGTGTCCACTACTGAATCACAAACTACAAGCGAGGCCCCAGTGACAGACCTAACAACAGAAACAACTCTGTCGACAACAGAAGGACCGATAACAATAACAACAGATGTACCAACAACAGTAACAATAGAAGAACAAACATTATCCACCACTGAATCACAAGCAACAACAGATGAGCCAGCAACAGAGCTAACAACAGAAGACAAAGAATCGACAACAGAAAAACAGCCTGAGACCTCCGCTATCTGTCCTCCAGGGTTCATCGGCAACGTGCCGCATCCTGAGCGATGTGACTCGTACTTCTTGTGTTCAGGATGGGAGCCCATACAGCTGTTCTGTGCGCCGGGACTAGAGTTCGATGCTGCGTTACAA ACATGCGTAGCAATAGCGGAAGGAGGTTGCAACTGGCAGAACGGTCAATTGACGTCAACCACTGCTGAACCTTCAACTGACGGAGATTTGACGACGACAGAATTTACATCGGAAGtatctactactactactgATGAACAAACAGTATCAACCACTGAATCACAAACAGCAACAGAAGTATCAGTAACCGAAACAACAATTACCACTATAACAGAAGATCTAACAACCACAACAGAAGAACCAGAAACCATAACTACCACAACAAAAGATACAACTATAACAACAGAAGTATCAACAACAATTACTGATGAACAGACAGCAACAAACACTGATTCTGTAGGGACATCCACAGAGCTATCAACAGAAAAAACAGTAACTACAACAGAACAACAGCCCGAGACCCCCGCTATCTGTCCGCCAGGGTTCATTGGCAACGTGCCGCATCCGGAGCGATGTGACTCGTACTTCTTGTGTTCAGGGTGGGAGCCCATACAGCTGTTCTGTGCGCCGGGACTTGAGTTCGATGCTGCGTTACAA ACATGCGTTGCAATAGCGGAAGGAG GTTGTAACTGGCAGAACGGTCAATTGACGTCAACCACTGCTGAACCTTCAACTGACGGAGATTTGACGACGACAGAATTTACATCGGAAGTGTTTACTATTACTACTGACGAACAAACTGTAGCAACTACTGAATCGCAACCAGCAACAGAAGAATCAGTAACCGAAACCACTGATGATATAACCACTGTAACAGAAGATCTTACAACCACAACAGAAGAACCAGGAACCATAACTACCACAACAAAAGATACAACTATAACAACAGAAgaatcaacaacaacaataactgATAAACAAACAGAATCAACCACTGAATCCGTAGAGATATCGACAACGCTATCAACAGAAACAACAGAACAACAGCCCGAGACCCCCGCTGTCTGTCCTCCAGGGTTCATCGGCAACGTGCCCCATCCGGAGCGATGTGACTCGTACTTCTTGTGTTCAGGATGGGAGCCCATACAGCTGTTCTGTGCGCCGGGACTTGAGTTCGATGCAGCGTTACAA ACATGCGTTGCAATAGCGGAAGGAGGTTGCAACTGGCAGAACGGTCAACTGACGTCAACCACTGCTGAACCTTCAACTGACGGAGATTTGACGACGACAGAATTTACATCGGAAGTATCTACTATTACTGATGAACAAACAGTATCAACCACTGAATCGCAAACAGCAACAGAAGTAACAGTAACCGAAACAACAGAAGAAACCACTGATGATTTAACCACTATAACAAAAGATCTTACAACCACAGAAGAACCAGGAACCATAACTACCACAACAAAAGATACAACTATAACAACAGAAgaatcaacaacaacaataactgATAAACAAACAGAATCGACCACTGAATCCGTAGATATATCGACAGAGCTATCGACAGAAACAACAGTAACTACAACAGAACAACAGCCCGAGACCCCCGCTATCTGTCCTCCAGGGTTCGTCGGCAACGTGCCGCATCCGGAGCGATGTGACTCGTACTTCTTGTGTTCAGGGTGGGAGCCCATACAGCTGTTCTGTGCGCCGGGACTAGAGTTTGATGCTGCGTTACAA ACATGCGTTGCAATAGCGGAAGGAGGTTGCAACTGGCAGAACGGTCAATTGACGTCAACCACTGCTGAACCTTCAACTGACGGAGATTTGACTACGACAGAATTTACATCGGAAGTGTCTACTATTACTACTGATGAACAAACTGTAGCaaccactgaatttgaaataacaaTGGATCCAACAGAACAAACAATAGAAGATTCAACCGCGACAGCAGAAGGAGGTATAACAACCAGTAATTCACCAACAACAGTGGAATTGACAACAGTAACAGAGGAACTAGAAGCCGAGCCGTTGTGCCCCGAAGGGTTTATTGGATCAGTACCACATCCAGATAGGTGTGATTCGTACTATATGTGCACTGGTTGGACGCCGATACAGCTCTTCTGTTTGCCTGGACAAGAGTTCGACCCTGTTTTAAGT CAATGTGTTGTAATAGCCGAGGATGGATGTACATCCCGTCTAACAAATGAAGTTGTCAACAAACAAGAAACCAGGAGTCAGATTCATAAAGGGGATGTCGACAGAAATGACTTGAACCGAAAAGCTGATGGAAGTCGAGCTACTGCTGAGTTTGCGAATAGAATTGCGAGAACTGAATTATGCCCCTTGGGATTTGAGGGTCGCATAGCGACTCCAGAGGGGAAATCCTTTTACCTTTGTTCAGGGGGCAATGCTATAGAACTGCTTTGCCCAGTTGAATCGAAATTCGATCCTGTAACTGGG aaatgcATTTACAAGAACTATGAAAAACGGATGCGAAGCTAG
- the LOC126378326 gene encoding mucin-2-like isoform X15, which produces MAIFFFLLLFGLSSASYLPNGCPEDPHIHLLLPHETDCTKFYYCVHGEKHLRQCSGGLYFDPVYQVCNWPQNVDCQPTHVTTESVTTTENEVATTEKTTDTTTNYLTTTESSVTTDRNEESTEIITPEQPTAEPTTKESTTVEPTTEESTTVEPTTKESTTVEPTTENPTTVEPTTEESTTEQSTTVEPTTEESTTVEPTTAEPSTEESTTVEPTTEESTTVEPTTENPTTVEPTTEESTTEQSTTVEPTTEESPTEEPTTVEPTTATTEMTIDSEGTTIEVSTVTEPTTNESESSNESRDVESSREPALTTERTVPTTEQQPETPAICPPGFIGNVPHPERCDSYFLCSGWEPIQLFCAPGLEFDAALQICVAIAEGGCNWQNGQLTSTTTHPSTDEESTTTITEEETTTEPATELTTETTVPTTEQQPETPTICPPGFVGNVPHPERCDSYFLCSGWESIQLFCAPGLEFDATLQICVAIAEGGCNWQNGQLTSTSTHPSTDEESTTTTTDEQTVLTTETPTTSEAPMTELTTETTPLTTEQQPETPAICPPGFIGNVPHPERCDSYFLCSGWEPIQLFCAPGLEFDAALQICVAIAEGGCNWQNGQLTSTTTHTTTEQESTTTTTEDQTVPTTETTTASEAPVTGLTTETTLSTTEQQPETPAICPPGFIGNVPHPERCDSYFLCSGWEPIQLFCAPGLEFDADLQICVAIAEGGCNWQNGQLTSTTIHPSTDEESTTRTTEEQTVSTTESQTTSEAPVTDLTTETTLSTTEGPITITTDVPTTVTIEEQTLSTTESQATTDEPATELTTEDKESTTEKQPETSAICPPGFIGNVPHPERCDSYFLCSGWEPIQLFCAPGLEFDAALQTCVAIAEGGCNWQNGQLTSTTAEPSTDGDLTTTEFTSEVSTTTTDEQTVSTTESQTATEVSVTETTITTITEDLTTTTEEPETITTTTKDTTITTEVSTTITDEQTATNTDSVGTSTELSTEKTVTTTEQQPETPAICPPGFIGNVPHPERCDSYFLCSGWEPIQLFCAPGLEFDAALQTCVAIAEGGCNWQNGQLTSTTAEPSTDGDLTTTEFTSEVSTITTDKQTVATTESQTEDSVTETTEETTDDITTITENLTTTTEEPETITTTTKDTTITTEESTTITDEQTESTTESVEISTELSTEKTVTTTEQQPETPAVCPPGFIGNVPHPERCDSYFLCSGWEPIQLFCAPGLEFDATLQTCVAIAEGGCNWQNGQLTSTTAEPSTDGDLTTTEFTSEVSTITTDEQTVATTEFEITMDPTEQTIEDSTATAEGGITTSNSPTTVELTTVTEELEAEPLCPEGFIGSVPHPDRCDSYYMCTGWTPIQLFCLPGQEFDPVLSQCVVIAEDGCTSRLTNEVVNKQETRSQIHKGDVDRNDLNRKADGSRATAEFANRIARTELCPLGFEGRIATPEGKSFYLCSGGNAIELLCPVESKFDPVTGKCIYKNYEKRMRS; this is translated from the exons atgg CGATATTCTTCTTTCTACTGCTGTTCGGTTTGTCATCCGCCTCCTACCTCCCGAACGGCTGCCCGGAAGACCCTCACATCCACCTGCTGCTCCCCCACGAGACTGACTGCACCAAGTTCTACTACTGCGTTCACGGCGAGAAACACCTTCGACAATGTAGCGGGGGGCTGTACTTCGATCCTGTTTATCAG GTTTGCAACTGGCCTCAAAATGTAGACTGCCAACCGACACACGTAACAACAGAGTCGGTTACAACAACAGAAAATGAAGTAGCAACTACAGAAAAAACAACAGACACAACAACAAATTATCTGACGACCACCGAAAGTTCGGTTACAACAGATAGAAATGAGGAAAGCACTGAAATAATAACACCAGAACAACCAACAGCAGAACCAACAACCAAGGAATCAACAACAGTAGAACCAACAACCGAAGAATCAACAACAGTAGAACCGACAACCAAGGAATCAACAACAGTTGAACCAACAACAGAAAATCCTACAACAGTAGAACCAACAACCGAGGAATCAACAACCGAGCAATCAACAACAGTAGAACCCACAACCGAGGAATCAACAACAGTAGAACCAACAACAGCAGAACCATCAACCGAAGAATCAACAACAGTAGAACCGACAACCGAGGAATCAACAACAGTTGAACCAACAACAGAAAATCCTACAACAGTAGAACCAACAACCGAGGAATCAACAACCGAGCAATCAACAACAGTAGAACCAACAACCGAGGAATCACCAACCGAGGAACCAACAACAGTTGAACCAACTACAGCTACTACTGAAATGACAATTGATTCTGAAGGAACAACTATAGAAGTGTCAACTGTAACAGAACCTACCACGAATGAGAGTGAAAGTTCAAATGAAAGTAGAGACGTCGAAAGTTCCCGAGAACCAGCATTAACAACAGAAAGAACAGTACCGACAACAGAACAACAGCCCGAGACCCCCGCTATCTGTCCTCCAGGGTTCATCGGCAACGTGCCGCATCCTGAGCGATGTGACTCATACTTCTTGTGTTCAGGATGGGAGCCCATACAGCTGTTCTGTGCGCCGGGACTTGAGTTCGATGCTGCGTTACAA ATATGCGTAGCAATAGCGGAAGGAGGCTGTAACTGGCAGAACGGTCAACTAACGTCAACAACGACTCATCCGTCAACTGACGAAgaatcaacaacaacaataacagAAGAAGAAACAACGACAGAGCCAGCAACAGAGCTAACAACAGAAACAACAGTGCCGACAACAGAACAACAGCCCGAGACCCCCACTATCTGTCCTCCAGGGTTTGTCGGCAACGTGCCGCATCCGGAGCGATGTGACTCGTACTTCTTGTGTTCAGGATGGGAGTCCATACAGCTGTTCTGCGCGCCGGGACTAGAGTTCGATGCTACGTTACAA ATATGCGTAGCAATAGCGGAAGGAGGCTGTAACTGGCAGAACGGCCAACTAACGTCGACATCGACTCATCCGTCAACTGACGAAgaatcaacaacaacaacaacagatgAACAAACAGTACTCACCACTGAAACACCAACTACAAGCGAGGCCCCAATGACAGAGCTAACAACCGAAACAACCCCATTGACAACAGAACAACAGCCGGAGACCCCCGCTATCTGTCCTCCAGGGTTCATCGGCAACGTGCCGCATCCGGAGCGATGTGACTCGTACTTCTTGTGTTCAGGATGGGAGCCCATACAGCTGTTCTGTGCGCCGGGACTTGAGTTCGATGCTGCGTTACAA ATATGCGTAGCAATAGCGGAAGGAGGATGTAACTGGCAGAATGGTCAACTAACGTCGACAACAACTCATACTACAACTGAACAAGAAtcgacaacaacaacaacagaagaTCAAACAGTACCCACCACTGAAACAACAACTGCAAGCGAGGCCCCAGTGACAGGGCTAACAACAGAAACAACTCTGTCAACAACAGAACAACAGCCCGAGACCCCCGCTATCTGTCCTCCAGGGTTCATCGGCAACGTGCCGCATCCGGAGCGATGTGACTCGTACTTCTTGTGTTCAGGATGGGAGCCCATACAGCTGTTCTGTGCGCCGGGACTAGAGTTTGATGCTGACCTACAA aTATGCGTAGCAATAGCGGAAGGAGGATGTAACTGGCAGAACGGTCAACTAACGTCAACAACGATTCATCCGTCAACTGACGAAGAATCGACAACAAGAACAACAGAAGAACAAACAGTGTCCACTACTGAATCACAAACTACAAGCGAGGCCCCAGTGACAGACCTAACAACAGAAACAACTCTGTCGACAACAGAAGGACCGATAACAATAACAACAGATGTACCAACAACAGTAACAATAGAAGAACAAACATTATCCACCACTGAATCACAAGCAACAACAGATGAGCCAGCAACAGAGCTAACAACAGAAGACAAAGAATCGACAACAGAAAAACAGCCTGAGACCTCCGCTATCTGTCCTCCAGGGTTCATCGGCAACGTGCCGCATCCTGAGCGATGTGACTCGTACTTCTTGTGTTCAGGATGGGAGCCCATACAGCTGTTCTGTGCGCCGGGACTAGAGTTCGATGCTGCGTTACAA ACATGCGTAGCAATAGCGGAAGGAGGTTGCAACTGGCAGAACGGTCAATTGACGTCAACCACTGCTGAACCTTCAACTGACGGAGATTTGACGACGACAGAATTTACATCGGAAGtatctactactactactgATGAACAAACAGTATCAACCACTGAATCACAAACAGCAACAGAAGTATCAGTAACCGAAACAACAATTACCACTATAACAGAAGATCTAACAACCACAACAGAAGAACCAGAAACCATAACTACCACAACAAAAGATACAACTATAACAACAGAAGTATCAACAACAATTACTGATGAACAGACAGCAACAAACACTGATTCTGTAGGGACATCCACAGAGCTATCAACAGAAAAAACAGTAACTACAACAGAACAACAGCCCGAGACCCCCGCTATCTGTCCGCCAGGGTTCATTGGCAACGTGCCGCATCCGGAGCGATGTGACTCGTACTTCTTGTGTTCAGGGTGGGAGCCCATACAGCTGTTCTGTGCGCCGGGACTTGAGTTCGATGCTGCGTTACAA ACATGCGTTGCAATAGCGGAAGGAGGTTGCAACTGGCAGAACGGTCAATTGACGTCAACCACTGCTGAACCTTCAACTGACGGAGATTTGACGACGACAGAATTTACATCGGAAGTGTCTACTATTACTACTGATAAACAAACTGTAGCAACCACTGAATCGCAAACAGAAGACTCAGTAACCGAAACAACAGAAGAAACCACTGATGATATAACCACTATAACAGAAAATCTAACAACCACAACAGAAGAACCAGAAACCATAACTACCACAACAAAAGATACAACTATAACAACAGAAGAATCAACAACAATTACTGATGAACAAACAGAATCAACCACTGAATCTGTAGAGATATCGACAGAGCTCTCAACAGAAAAAACAGTAACTACAACAGAACAACAGCCTGAGACCCCCGCTGTCTGTCCTCCAGGGTTCATCGGCAACGTGCCGCATCCGGAGCGATGTGACTCGTACTTCTTGTGTTCAGGATGGGAGCCCATACAGCTGTTCTGTGCGCCTGGACTAGAGTTTGATGCCACACTACAA ACATGCGTTGCAATAGCGGAAGGAGGTTGCAACTGGCAGAACGGTCAATTGACGTCAACCACTGCTGAACCTTCAACTGACGGAGATTTGACTACGACAGAATTTACATCGGAAGTGTCTACTATTACTACTGATGAACAAACTGTAGCaaccactgaatttgaaataacaaTGGATCCAACAGAACAAACAATAGAAGATTCAACCGCGACAGCAGAAGGAGGTATAACAACCAGTAATTCACCAACAACAGTGGAATTGACAACAGTAACAGAGGAACTAGAAGCCGAGCCGTTGTGCCCCGAAGGGTTTATTGGATCAGTACCACATCCAGATAGGTGTGATTCGTACTATATGTGCACTGGTTGGACGCCGATACAGCTCTTCTGTTTGCCTGGACAAGAGTTCGACCCTGTTTTAAGT CAATGTGTTGTAATAGCCGAGGATGGATGTACATCCCGTCTAACAAATGAAGTTGTCAACAAACAAGAAACCAGGAGTCAGATTCATAAAGGGGATGTCGACAGAAATGACTTGAACCGAAAAGCTGATGGAAGTCGAGCTACTGCTGAGTTTGCGAATAGAATTGCGAGAACTGAATTATGCCCCTTGGGATTTGAGGGTCGCATAGCGACTCCAGAGGGGAAATCCTTTTACCTTTGTTCAGGGGGCAATGCTATAGAACTGCTTTGCCCAGTTGAATCGAAATTCGATCCTGTAACTGGG aaatgcATTTACAAGAACTATGAAAAACGGATGCGAAGCTAG